In the genome of Panulirus ornatus isolate Po-2019 chromosome 7, ASM3632096v1, whole genome shotgun sequence, the window ATGGTAGCGTTGACTGTGACGGAATCGTGGCATCtgaggtcaaaagccaggtcGCCGGGGAAGATAAGGTCATCGTCGTGCTGGACCACCACGGTATTGACGTATGCCCCCAGCCCTTGGTCCTGTGAAAGGAAGGAGAGTTGAGGTGGCTTGGAGAGGAGAGTGGCTGATGACATGCTGTGGTGGGGTGTGAATGGTTGCTGACTCGGGTTGGCGAGGGTGTTGATGCTGACgttagatggtgatgatgactgggtgttGACAATGGGCTAGTGGGGACCAGTGGCTGTTGGCATGGGTTATTGGGGGTGAGTGACTGTTGATATGGGTTGTTGGAAGTGagtgggtgttggcgtgggttGGTGGGAGAGTGGCTAAGAAACTAGATTGATGAATGACTTTTGAcgagggttggtgagggagtgttgacgttggttgatggggtgggtggttgttAACGTGGGTTGGTAGGGGTGAATGGGAGTTGACGTAAATTGGTGAGGGTGTGTTGACGTGGGTTCGTGGCAGTCAATGGCTGTTGACATGGGTTGGTAGAGTGGGCATTGACGTAGGTTGGTGGGGTGATGGTCGTTGAAATGGGttggtggaggagtgggtggtTACATGGGTTGGTTGGTGTGAGTGACTATTGTggattggtgggggtgtggttgttgacgtgggttgGTGGGGGGCGATCACAATATATCTGTTACGGGAAGAGAGCTTTACAGGTGTTGGCTCTCTaaactttgcatatatgtatcatgtctttaccttATGTATGCgcgggcgcgcgcacacacacacacacacacacacacacacacatacacacacagccgaAGCCAGAAACCCATTCATCGACAGACCCTGAGAGCAGGATAACACCTGGGTAGGGTGTAAGGCTGCCAACAGCCTcagccacgcccaggattcgaatccatgcgggtCCAAtctgtgttgactcatggtcagtaacactaaccactacaccacggaggcgcgTGGTGAGGAACtgttgacgtctctctctctctcttctctctctctctctctctctctctctctctctctctctctctagcagcaCTTACATATCTGGTGGAACAGTCCTTGTAGCTGAACTTGAGGGCGAACTCCTTGCCGCTCGTGGCATCCAAGAAGCAAGGCCCCCGTCGGGAGTGGAAGCTGCCCCTTGTGTACACCACGCCCTCGAACTCCTCCTCCAGGCTGATGACGAAGGCCATGTGGTCGCCCTCGCAGTCGAGGACGGCTCTCGAGTAACCCCCGTCTCGTACCCCGATGTGTAGCTCGTTGCTCAGGTCCTGCTTCCAGTCAGCTGTCCAGGGATGCACACCAGTTAGTAATGCATCACATTAACTTGGCCATCCCGTCCATACCTTAACTTTCAGACCAACAAACACTCATTAACTTGGGACGCTATGAAAGGGCGTTCCATGATTTATGAAGAAAATGTTCAAAATGTTcgattttctataaaaaaaaaagatgatcgtTGATACATACCTGTATCAGAAatatgatattttgttttaaaATGTACAGAAACAAGTTTCATAATCAGCATTCAGTAAGTACGTATCCCAGCGTCATTCTAATTTTGTGCGTGGAACTTTCTTTACATCTATAAATCAATCACTGCCTATAACATACCAGAGTATACGATACATAAGTTAAGACAATAAGTTCTGCAACATATCAGAGTATACCGTTAATAAGAACGCTATAAGTCCCATAACATACCAGAGCATACGATGTGTAAGTAAACGCTAAAGTCCTGTAACAGAGTATACCGTTCATAACTTACGGCTATAAGTCCTATAACACATCAGAGTATAACGTCTATAAGTTAACACTATCTCCTATAATAGAGTATACCGTTCATGTCAACACTATATGTCCTATAACATACCAGAGTATAACGTACATAAGTTAACACTATTAATCCTATAacataccacagtatacagtCCATAAGTTAACACTATACGTCCTATAACGTAGAATATATCGTCCATAAGTTAACAATATGTCTCAGTGAAATACCAGAGTATACCGTACATAAGTAAATATATTGATTCCTATTGTATCCACATTATATCGTTCATAAAACTTTAAGTCCTATAACATACCAGAGTATACTGAGCTTAACGTTTAAAGTCCTCTTACATACCAGAGTATACCGCGTATAAGTTAACACAATAAGATCTATAATATACCTGAGTATACGTAAAAAAATGTAAACACCTGAATTCTTGTAACATTCCACAGTATACCTAAATAAGTTAACACTTTAAGTCTTATAGTATAACAAAGTATACTGTAATAACGCTTGAAGATCAATAATATCCCACAGTTAACTCTCCATGAATTAACAGTCTAAGTCTTATAACACACTAGAATATACCTGTGTTTATAGAACACcaacagaaaatatgaaaaagtgaATTAATTTCTGGAGAACATGAGGGTTGACGCCTTGACTCACCAGCAGGGTATAGAAAAACCCAGCAAGGAATGTAAATAAACAAGCCAGTATGTCAGGCTGAGGGACACTAATGTAAAAAATATATCATCGCTCAGTGAATTATCAATACAGCACTGTAAATAAAAATCAAGAGAAGAAAAGCGCTTTAAGATAAAATGAAATTATAACGTTAATAGGGATTATGATGCAGTGTAATGCACCATTACATATGTCCCTGTATATATCTCTCTGATAGCAAGGTGACCCACGGCCAGCAGTAATCCCCTGTCGTTATTTCAGCAAGCAGCGGACATCAACTATGTATGAGCCTGAGTGATCTTGGTAGGCCATAGATCAGGTACTGAGAACACACTGGCCAGTTAAGGAAATTCTCTAATCCTCCAGGAACTCACCATGATGAACTTTGTGGCCACGCCCACGCAACTGACACTACTTGCGTCGCTAACCCAAATTGCCTCAGGGAAAAGCCCCTTACATTTGGGCATCCCACGGGCTTTTGAACGAACACAAACCCTACAAACGCCACACACTGTACAAACAACATAACGTTAACTACCTCGCTGCTACCATAGTGACAGGAAAGACGTAACTCCCCTCATCTGCTGTACAACCTTGGCACGGCACCTTTCCTGTAGCTGCACCACGAAAAGACCTTTCTTCTACTGGATTCCGGCCACACCCGCCCTTGCACCAGCGCCACGGGACTTGCGCCGCTACGCCTGCCTACGTCACCTCACATCAACGCATCTCACCTTCTTATAACACAGAGCAGCTTGCCCCAAGTTACATCACCTCTGTGCTTACACAATAAACCCGTGTATCCGTACCACTCTCGCACTCCTAACCCTTACGAAAGAAGTTAGAGACTTAACAGTTACACACAGTAGAAAACAAAGTATAGAAACATACGAACTGAGAAAAAGTAATCCTTTGTGTGTGGACATTTAATGTAATATAGTTATGGAGCGATATCAGATCTGTAAAGGTCACGTTCAGGGGTTAGTGTTCTGTGTCTGTTGGTTGTTCGTTGGACtttactgacgtgtgtgtgtgtgccatgacgCTTAACGTGTGATGTATAACAAGGTAGTATAGAAGTGattatgtatggagagagagagagagagagagagagagagagagagagagagagagagagagagagagagagagagagagagagagagagagagagactgactttataatgaataattatgTAAAACTTGGGGTTACGAGCATTACGTCATTGCTGGAGATATACCAAAAGGATACCGCTCCAAGATGTAAATTCATTCAGAAAGACCCAACACATCCATTAAACCATAATTTTCAAGCGTAACCATTTCAAACCAGATTACCATCGAAATGTAGAACAACAAGGTATGCAAGATCTTTTGTACCAGCTGGCATACGACTTATTAGTAATACAAGATTGAACTTAATCCTGGCTCCTTAAGGCTTGAAGACTTACACATTTATGTCCCTTGCAACTGTGATGTATTTACACGTTTAGGTATGTCTTGAATGCTCATGATGACTACATGAATGTGATATCTCTGGATGAATGTTTATTACTATCCGTGAAAACGCACACAACAAATATCCTGTAATTTACGTGACTAataaattgtcattatcattattattattattattattatcatcattactgttattatcattatcattatcattattattattattatcgttatcatcatattTCCTCAGAAATATATACCGATATTTCACTATTTTGTTTCATGTATATCTTGATTTCCCTTCACTGTAAGGTGAAAAATGACCTGCCATCTTTCTCCTCCCAagaggtcagatcaggtcaggttacAAACTTCATATAGGGAGAGTCAGGTCAGGCCAGAGGCCAGTGGAAGAGAAAGTGGGTAAACTGTGTCTTTTGTTGAaatcattatcatgaatatttACTATCTTATCTTTCGTGTCTTGCAAAAGGTCAAAGGAAATTAAAGCTAAATTGTAAAGTTGCTTTTATTATTGcattaagagaaaaaaaggtgATCTACCTCTTGTTCATAAAAATGATTGTGGTGTCTCACTGTTGTATTTACTATCTTATCTTTCGTGTCTTGCGAAAGGTCAAAGGAAATTAAAGCTAAATTGTAGAATTGCTTTTATTATtgcattaagagaaaaaaaagtgatctaCCTCTTGTTCATAAAAATGATTGTGGTGTTGTCTCATTGATGTaaaaatttaatgaaaataaTTAAGTAGCTTTTAGTAAAGTCTCGAAAGATATACGCTTTACTTTTTCAGTCTATTTCAAATCAtatctatcatattctttcatctcttcGTATTAACCATATGCTTATAAACTCAAACGTACATATAGGACTCGTATGCAATCAGACGCATGGATGACCCTTATATGAAACACAAGGAAACCATAAGATTGACAGAGTAGCAATAGGAGCCTTATAGTCACGGTGATATAGGAAGCTTATAGGTAGTACATGTAACAGACATACAAG includes:
- the LOC139749471 gene encoding uncharacterized protein, whose amino-acid sequence is MCGEVDVWKIKTVLVGVLIAAASAADWKQDLSNELHIGVRDGGYSRAVLDCEGDHMAFVISLEEEFEGVVYTRGSFHSRRGPCFLDATSGKEFALKFSYKDCSTRYDQGLGAYVNTVVVQHDDDLIFPGDLAFDLRCHDSVTVNATMPGIKSKITLVDPDPGSKSTSKDEVAATSSSSVVTLTPARVTPPKVEL